One genomic segment of Helianthus annuus cultivar XRQ/B chromosome 14, HanXRQr2.0-SUNRISE, whole genome shotgun sequence includes these proteins:
- the LOC110904152 gene encoding uncharacterized protein LOC110904152 — MGASESIQVAEDDDEETEQVEQNIHDDSRRRLLVEDDNLMKKVVEQEPELLPCHASASPLSPQPSSFGTPRLPPSIKVWDPCNVLSPPPQFTRSFSDVVEEDRATTEVYLICQAECHVNLRPDLVGGRCPESELTVNGKRQARALAVFLKSQGIRFNAVYTSPLDRARSTAIPICQEMNFSEQLIQSSDALQEMSHGLWEGCLRSDVYTPEILTLTEKLQPDFCPPSGESLRQVEFRMLQFLNNTLVCLSHKLQSGFSPTIDPHPSWDLLQRPKQTFTRRKSGKSRLQMVTTTGDHEADDEMSPRDPPNHIINGRMNSSHCFVPSSCVGVFSHPVPIKCLLTGILGCSPVMVNKMCIEDSSMTVLQHSWKTGWQIKRLNDTSHLRLL, encoded by the exons ATGGGGGCATCTGAATCTATACAAGTAGCAGAAGACGACGATGAAGAAACCGAGCAAGTAGAACAAAACATTCACGATGATTCCAGAAGAAGATTACTTGTTGAAGACGACAACTTAATGAAGAAAGTTGTTGAGCAAGAACCAGAGCTGTTACCGTGTCACGCATCAGCGTCACCGTTATCTCCTCAACCGTCGTCGTTCGGTACGCCGCGGCTGCCGCCGTCAATCAAGGTGTGGGACCCTTGCAACGTGCTGTCTCCGCCGCCGCAGTTTACACGTAGCTTTTCCGACGTGGTGGAGGAAGATAGGGCTACGACGGAGGTGTATTTGATTTGTCAAGCTGAGTGTCATGTCAATTTGAGGCCGGATTTGGTCGGTGGTAGGTGTCCGGAATCGGAATTGACAGTTAATGGGAAGAGACAAGCTAGGGCTTTGGCTGTGTTCTTGAAATCTCAGGGGATTCGGTTTAATGCCGTGTATACTTCGCCGTTGGATCGGGCGAGATCTACTGCCATTCCTATTTGTCAG GAAATGAATTTCTCAGAACAGCTGATACAATCATCAGATGCACTGCAAGAAATGAGTCATGGACTATGGGAAGGCTGCTTGAGGTCCGATGTGTACACCCCTGAAATATTAACCTTAACAGAAAAACTCCAACCTGATTTCTGTCCACCTTCTGGTGAATCACTCCGCCAGGTGGAATTCCGAATGCTCCAATTCCTAAATAACACACTCGTATGTTTGTCACACAAACTCCAATCTGGCTTTTCACCAACAATCGATCCACATCCATCATGGGATTTACTTCAAAGACCCAAACAAACATTCACAAGAAGAAAATCCGGCAAAAGTCGATTACAAATGGTGACTACAACAGGAGACCATGAAGCTGATGACGAAATGTCTCCACGGGACCCGCCTAATCACATAATTAACGGAAGGATGAACAGTAGCCACTGTTTCGTGCCATCTTCGTGTGTGGGTGTGTTTAGCCATCCGGTACCTATCAAGTGTTTGCTGACGGGGATTCTTGGTTGTAGCCCGGTGATGGTGAACAAGATGTGCATAGAAGATTCTTCTATGACAGTGCTCCAACATTCTTGGAAAACGGGCTGGCAAATTAAAAGATTAAATGATACTTCCCACCTTAGGCTTCTGTAG
- the LOC110906028 gene encoding mediator-associated protein 2-like isoform X2, producing MLRIKVIIKQDFKDVLDRASSYFGVYHAIVSLLRCLLFCTFRSTLVMADAEFQEDSRASILGLNSTDSTELWLIQWPRDQVPDIDGQRISLDLHHDDGQLGTFEASSGKSYDVVNFAAQEPKATVFLSSAADSKILGKITRRVSFAHYLEPSEVPKDDTKRLKQLYERSSATSLTNSTYNFATPSKSTRPGSIGRTSTHSSGRKSSLSEEKVRHKPSRSGQSSDQSEEKKAKKKKKHVA from the exons ATGTTACGGATTAAAGTTATTATTAAACAGGATTTTAAGGACGTTCTAGATCGTGCATCAAGTTATTTCGGTGTGTATCATGCTATTGTTTCACTATTAAGATGCTTGTTATTTTGTACATTCAGAAGCACACTTGTAATGGCTGATGCTGAATTTCAAGAGGATTCAAGAGCTTCTATACTTGGTCTAAATTCGACAGATTCTACAGAGCTGTGGCTCATACAATGGCCTAGAGATCAA GTTCCTGATATTGATGGGCAACGAATCTCGTTGGATCTTCATCATGATGATGGGCAGTTGGGTACTTTTGAAGCTTCATCTG GAAAATCGTATGATGTTGTTAACTTTGCAGCACAAGAACCAAAAGCCACAGTGTTtctatcttctgcagcagattcAAAAATCC TTGGTAAGATTACAAGGCGAGTTTCCTTTGCTCATTATTTGGAGCCTAGCGAAGTGCCAAAAGATGACACCAAGAGGCTAAAACAGCTCTATGAAAGGTCTTCTGCAACATCATTGACTAATTCTACGTATAATTTTGCAACCCCTTCAAAGAGTACAAGACCCGGGTCAATTGGTCGGACCTCTACTCATAGCAGTGGACGTAAAAGTTCTTTATCTGAAGAAAAGGTGCGACACAAGCCTAGCAGGTCTGGCCAGAGCTCGGATCAATCTGAAGAGAAGaaagcaaagaagaaaaagaaacatGTGGCTTGA
- the LOC110906028 gene encoding mediator-associated protein 2-like isoform X1, translated as MLRIKVIIKQDFKDVLDRASSYFGVYHAIVSLLRCLLFCTFRSTLVMADAEFQEDSRASILGLNSTDSTELWLIQWPRDQVRCIPICSEFDVPDIDGQRISLDLHHDDGQLGTFEASSGKSYDVVNFAAQEPKATVFLSSAADSKILGKITRRVSFAHYLEPSEVPKDDTKRLKQLYERSSATSLTNSTYNFATPSKSTRPGSIGRTSTHSSGRKSSLSEEKVRHKPSRSGQSSDQSEEKKAKKKKKHVA; from the exons ATGTTACGGATTAAAGTTATTATTAAACAGGATTTTAAGGACGTTCTAGATCGTGCATCAAGTTATTTCGGTGTGTATCATGCTATTGTTTCACTATTAAGATGCTTGTTATTTTGTACATTCAGAAGCACACTTGTAATGGCTGATGCTGAATTTCAAGAGGATTCAAGAGCTTCTATACTTGGTCTAAATTCGACAGATTCTACAGAGCTGTGGCTCATACAATGGCCTAGAGATCAAGTAAGATGTATTCCTATTTGCTCAGAATTCGAT GTTCCTGATATTGATGGGCAACGAATCTCGTTGGATCTTCATCATGATGATGGGCAGTTGGGTACTTTTGAAGCTTCATCTG GAAAATCGTATGATGTTGTTAACTTTGCAGCACAAGAACCAAAAGCCACAGTGTTtctatcttctgcagcagattcAAAAATCC TTGGTAAGATTACAAGGCGAGTTTCCTTTGCTCATTATTTGGAGCCTAGCGAAGTGCCAAAAGATGACACCAAGAGGCTAAAACAGCTCTATGAAAGGTCTTCTGCAACATCATTGACTAATTCTACGTATAATTTTGCAACCCCTTCAAAGAGTACAAGACCCGGGTCAATTGGTCGGACCTCTACTCATAGCAGTGGACGTAAAAGTTCTTTATCTGAAGAAAAGGTGCGACACAAGCCTAGCAGGTCTGGCCAGAGCTCGGATCAATCTGAAGAGAAGaaagcaaagaagaaaaagaaacatGTGGCTTGA